Proteins encoded by one window of Martelella endophytica:
- a CDS encoding tellurite resistance TerB family protein, translated as MDINRLLEGFLGTNGASSQGEVQQQRSGLPGGLAGGAAAGGAIALLLGTKTGRKLGGKALKYGGMAAVGGLAYKAYRDWQQNSRSTSEPQPLPKPPADSGFDVEHDQDQSGSDFRLALMRAMISAANADDHIDKAEHARIRRHIDETGLGADEKALLFDYIASPSDARAIAALARNSEQKAELYLASALAIDPDTPEEKLYLDRLADNLDMPGGLRSYLDQEAEAGRSA; from the coding sequence ATGGACATCAACAGGCTACTCGAAGGCTTCCTCGGCACCAATGGCGCCTCTTCGCAAGGGGAGGTGCAGCAGCAGCGTTCGGGCCTTCCGGGCGGTCTCGCCGGCGGAGCGGCAGCGGGCGGTGCAATCGCCCTGCTGCTTGGCACGAAGACCGGCCGGAAACTCGGCGGCAAGGCCCTGAAATATGGCGGCATGGCCGCCGTCGGTGGGCTCGCCTACAAGGCCTATCGCGACTGGCAGCAGAACAGCCGGTCGACTTCCGAGCCACAGCCGCTGCCGAAGCCGCCGGCCGACAGTGGCTTCGATGTCGAGCATGACCAAGACCAGTCCGGAAGCGACTTCCGGCTTGCCCTCATGCGGGCGATGATCTCGGCGGCCAATGCCGATGATCACATCGACAAGGCGGAACATGCGCGCATCCGCCGGCATATCGACGAAACCGGTCTTGGCGCGGACGAAAAGGCGCTGCTCTTCGATTATATCGCGAGCCCGTCGGATGCCCGTGCCATCGCCGCGCTTGCCCGCAACAGCGAGCAGAAGGCCGAGCTCTATCTCGCGTCGGCGCTCGCGATCGACCCGGATACGCCGGAAGAGAAGCTTTACCTCGACAGGCTTGCCGACAATCTCGACATGCCGGGCGGCCTGCGGAGTTATCTCGATCAGGAAGCCGAGGCGGGGCGTAGCGCCTGA
- a CDS encoding GNAT family N-acetyltransferase has product MPIVLRPATTADAPSIAAIYSDSVLHGTASYELEPPSVTEMEGRIAAVLSGGYPYLAAIDEESGAVLGYAYASAFRTRPAYRWLVENSVYLAGDARGKGLGKRLLALLVAECEQRGFRQMVAVIGGASPASIALHKALGFAEAGRLTGTGFKHGHWLDTVFMQRALGEGNTSDPLPLSS; this is encoded by the coding sequence ATGCCGATCGTCCTTCGCCCTGCAACCACCGCCGACGCCCCTTCGATTGCCGCAATCTATTCCGACAGCGTGCTCCATGGCACCGCCAGCTACGAGCTGGAACCGCCCTCGGTCACCGAAATGGAAGGGCGCATCGCCGCCGTGCTTTCCGGCGGCTATCCCTACCTCGCTGCGATTGACGAAGAGAGCGGTGCGGTGCTCGGCTATGCCTATGCCAGCGCCTTCCGCACCCGGCCGGCCTATCGCTGGCTTGTCGAGAACTCCGTCTATCTCGCCGGGGATGCGCGCGGGAAGGGTCTCGGAAAGCGGCTTCTGGCGCTGCTTGTCGCCGAATGCGAACAGCGCGGCTTCCGCCAGATGGTCGCCGTCATCGGCGGGGCGAGCCCCGCCTCGATCGCCCTGCACAAGGCCCTCGGCTTCGCCGAAGCCGGCCGGCTGACCGGCACCGGCTTCAAGCATGGCCATTGGCTCGACACCGTGTTCATGCAGCGCGCTCTCGGCGAGGGCAACACCAGTGACCCTCTGCCGCTCTCTTCTTGA
- a CDS encoding cytochrome c3 family protein, whose amino-acid sequence MTIVNSNGAQAQEPAAGDDPVEALELYVMPQSGPFRPDQISVPQQDMITAWARSAHADATAEAFTHWDGEGEVPVACARCHSGAGFRSFHGLDGSAPGVDGPVPVGGVVDCDTCHNPGLGEIAAIMLPSGIEHPVKPGVEAACMTCHIGREAGASVTKAVADKADDAPDDSLNFVNPHYALAGATRLGSVGAGGYQYPGKTYSGRFFHARPLDDCVSCHNPHTLDVSEAICLTCHENGSPDAIRISSISFDGSGNVSKGIRTDIDANAALLLRTIQDYAVKVAGTPIVFEPSYPYFFVDADQDGRGDRIDGAPQKYNAWTPRMLKAAYNWKFINADPGAFAHNPHYTLELLYDSVEDLAGPLNLDMAELGIAR is encoded by the coding sequence TTGACGATTGTCAATTCTAACGGAGCGCAGGCGCAGGAACCAGCCGCCGGCGACGACCCGGTCGAGGCGCTCGAGCTCTATGTCATGCCGCAATCGGGTCCGTTCCGCCCGGACCAGATATCGGTCCCCCAGCAGGACATGATCACGGCCTGGGCGCGATCGGCCCATGCCGATGCCACCGCCGAAGCCTTCACCCACTGGGATGGCGAAGGCGAGGTTCCGGTGGCCTGCGCCCGCTGTCACTCCGGTGCCGGCTTCCGCTCGTTCCACGGGCTCGATGGCAGTGCGCCCGGCGTTGACGGACCGGTTCCGGTCGGCGGTGTCGTCGATTGCGACACCTGCCATAATCCCGGCCTCGGCGAAATCGCAGCGATCATGCTGCCGAGCGGCATCGAACATCCGGTCAAGCCCGGCGTCGAGGCGGCTTGCATGACCTGTCACATCGGCCGCGAGGCCGGCGCCAGCGTCACCAAGGCTGTCGCCGACAAGGCGGACGATGCGCCCGACGATTCGCTCAACTTCGTCAATCCGCATTATGCCCTTGCCGGCGCAACCCGCCTCGGCAGTGTCGGGGCCGGCGGCTACCAATATCCCGGCAAGACCTATTCTGGCCGGTTCTTCCATGCCCGCCCGCTGGATGATTGCGTCTCCTGTCACAATCCGCATACGCTCGACGTATCGGAGGCGATCTGTCTCACCTGTCACGAGAACGGATCGCCGGATGCGATCCGCATCTCGTCGATCAGCTTCGACGGCAGCGGTAATGTCTCCAAGGGCATCCGCACCGATATCGATGCCAATGCGGCGCTGCTGTTGCGGACCATCCAGGACTATGCGGTCAAGGTCGCCGGTACGCCGATCGTGTTCGAACCCAGCTATCCGTATTTCTTCGTCGACGCCGATCAGGATGGGCGCGGCGACCGGATCGACGGCGCGCCGCAGAAATACAATGCCTGGACGCCGCGGATGCTGAAGGCGGCCTATAACTGGAAGTTCATCAATGCCGATCCGGGCGCCTTTGCCCACAATCCGCATTACACGCTCGAACTGCTCTACGACTCGGTCGAGGATCTGGCGGGACCGCTCAACCTCGATATGGCTGAGCTTGGGATTGCGCGCTGA
- the nqrF gene encoding NADH:ubiquinone reductase (Na(+)-transporting) subunit F → MTEIFLGAIIVVALVIVLTLALLITRKRLIPAEALSISVNDSLVIEAQRGDRLLGVLHGAGIGIPAACGGSGTCGLCRVHVEGAGAGEPQATERGVLSAAERRSHMRLACQTALRGPCSVTVPQDFVGATGFTCTVVSNTMKAPLIRELVLKLPEGQPFDYRAGGFMQLTVPPYRLDFHDIEIDAPFSEAWRMAGWAEMTGASDARVTRAYSIANRPVDAAEGRAVFNIRLAAPPPGREREIPPGLVSSYLFSLKPGDTVEASGPFGEFHVQPTEREMVCIGGGVGMAPLRAMIHEQIGKGTKRKMRYFYGARSLVDLFYVEEFDAIAAAHENFSWTPALSDPAPGDRWTGATGFIHENVRAALLRHPAPEDCEYYLCGPPVMISAVLTTLARLGVEPHSIFNDDFGV, encoded by the coding sequence ATGACCGAGATCTTTCTGGGCGCCATCATCGTCGTTGCACTGGTGATCGTTCTGACACTGGCGCTGCTGATCACCCGCAAGCGGCTGATTCCAGCCGAGGCGCTTTCCATCAGCGTCAACGATTCGCTCGTCATCGAGGCCCAGCGCGGCGACCGGCTGCTCGGCGTGCTTCACGGCGCCGGCATCGGCATCCCTGCGGCCTGCGGCGGTTCGGGCACATGCGGCCTCTGCCGCGTGCATGTCGAGGGCGCCGGTGCGGGCGAGCCGCAGGCGACGGAACGCGGCGTGCTGTCGGCCGCCGAACGCCGTTCCCACATGCGGCTTGCCTGCCAGACCGCGCTGCGCGGGCCCTGCTCGGTAACCGTGCCGCAGGATTTCGTCGGCGCCACCGGCTTCACCTGCACCGTCGTTTCGAACACGATGAAGGCGCCGCTGATCCGCGAACTGGTGCTCAAGCTTCCTGAAGGCCAGCCCTTCGACTATCGCGCTGGCGGCTTCATGCAGCTCACCGTGCCGCCCTACAGGCTTGATTTCCACGATATCGAGATCGATGCGCCATTCAGCGAGGCCTGGCGCATGGCCGGCTGGGCGGAGATGACCGGCGCCTCTGATGCCAGGGTGACGCGCGCCTATTCGATCGCCAACCGCCCGGTTGACGCCGCCGAAGGCCGCGCCGTGTTCAACATCCGCCTGGCCGCCCCGCCACCCGGTCGCGAACGCGAAATCCCGCCGGGACTGGTCTCGTCCTACCTGTTCTCGCTGAAGCCCGGCGACACGGTGGAAGCATCCGGCCCGTTCGGCGAATTCCACGTGCAGCCGACGGAGCGCGAAATGGTGTGCATCGGCGGCGGCGTCGGCATGGCGCCGCTGAGGGCCATGATCCACGAACAGATCGGCAAGGGCACAAAGCGGAAGATGCGCTATTTCTACGGCGCCCGCTCCCTGGTCGACCTCTTCTATGTCGAGGAATTCGACGCGATCGCCGCCGCACATGAGAACTTCTCGTGGACGCCGGCGCTGTCGGATCCCGCCCCCGGCGATCGCTGGACCGGTGCGACCGGCTTCATCCACGAGAACGTCCGCGCCGCCCTGCTGCGCCATCCCGCACCCGAGGATTGCGAATACTATCTCTGCGGCCCGCCGGTGATGATCTCGGCGGTGCTGACCACGCTGGCGCGCCTCGGCGTCGAGCCACACTCGATCTTCAACGACGATTTCGGAGTCTGA
- a CDS encoding NADH:ubiquinone reductase (Na(+)-transporting) subunit D, with the protein MAARKSLFTTLTEPLIAQNPVTLQILGICSALAVTTSVATAVTMAASLTTVLVMSALLVSLIRRHIPDSIRLIVQIVIVASLVIVIDQFLQAYFFDISKRLSVFVSLITTNCLVLGRTESFSRNNPPLPSMVDALGNGLGYSLVLVVIGSLRELFGTGKLLGNQIFATVEQGGWFTPFNLMLLAPSAFFLIGGLVWAIRSVFTEQAEAAEFTPPETGEAGK; encoded by the coding sequence ATGGCCGCCCGCAAGAGCCTGTTCACCACCCTGACCGAGCCGCTGATCGCGCAGAACCCGGTGACGCTGCAGATCCTCGGCATCTGCTCGGCGCTTGCCGTCACCACCTCGGTTGCGACCGCCGTCACCATGGCCGCCTCGCTGACCACCGTGCTGGTGATGTCGGCGCTGCTCGTCAGCCTGATCCGCCGGCACATACCGGATTCGATCCGGTTGATCGTGCAGATCGTCATCGTCGCCTCGCTGGTCATCGTCATCGACCAGTTCCTGCAGGCCTATTTCTTCGACATCAGCAAGCGGCTCTCGGTGTTCGTCAGCCTGATCACCACCAACTGCCTGGTGCTGGGCCGCACCGAATCCTTCTCGCGCAACAATCCGCCGCTTCCCTCGATGGTCGACGCGCTCGGCAACGGGCTCGGCTATTCGCTGGTGCTCGTCGTCATCGGCTCGCTGCGCGAACTCTTCGGCACCGGCAAGCTGCTCGGCAACCAGATATTTGCCACGGTCGAACAGGGCGGCTGGTTCACGCCATTCAACCTGATGCTGCTGGCGCCGAGCGCCTTCTTCCTGATCGGCGGTCTGGTCTGGGCGATCCGCTCGGTGTTCACCGAACAGGCGGAAGCGGCCGAGTTCACGCCGCCGGAAACCGGGGAGGCAGGCAAATGA
- a CDS encoding CBS domain-containing protein, with amino-acid sequence MSDTIEGITRTDALTVTPDMAIRRAVALLVESKAAGAPVVDDSGMLCGLLTQKDCFRPTLQASYYQEWKGTVGDYMTTNVISLPASADLMTAAEAFLEHPHRIFPVVEGNRLVGLLRRSDVLAALVRLSG; translated from the coding sequence GTGAGCGATACGATCGAAGGGATCACTCGCACCGACGCGCTGACGGTGACGCCGGACATGGCGATCCGCCGCGCCGTGGCGCTGCTGGTGGAAAGCAAGGCCGCCGGCGCGCCGGTCGTCGACGACAGCGGCATGCTCTGCGGCCTTCTCACCCAGAAGGACTGTTTCCGCCCGACGCTGCAGGCGAGCTATTATCAGGAATGGAAGGGCACGGTCGGCGACTACATGACGACCAACGTCATCAGCCTGCCGGCGAGCGCCGACCTGATGACGGCGGCGGAGGCCTTCCTCGAACACCCGCACCGCATCTTCCCCGTGGTCGAGGGCAACCGCCTTGTCGGCCTTTTGCGCCGCTCGGATGTGCTGGCCGCACTGGTGCGGCTCAGCGGATAA
- a CDS encoding Na(+)-translocating NADH-quinone reductase subunit A, which produces MARLSAAGLSVPTGTPLPDYSSISTALTDEAGLVPAPGEELRVTPLVSVEDIVSQGQPLLELRAAPEIRLVAPMAGRVAAIELKPGRSLTQLVLFREETGERHVFAGPAGNADDMRALLQASGLWHRLRSRPFGHMPRPTETPSAIVIMAADSRPGAPAPTEALKGREAALARGLEALSLLTEDKLFFCEPHKARIGVDLPAEIIRVPVGRLHPLGLAGLQVHRLCPASIEKRVWDMHAEDVADLGELIETGMLPETRLVTVTGPALNSQRVVRTQPGADMRGLCFGHVRPGPHHVIAGSHIDGHAGHWLGPRDRQVTVLSHGAGQRRGHWFSAALTRAARPLPIIPTSALEQALGGDIPAAALVRALSSGDQESAVRLGALSLIEEDLALADYITAAEPSLSAQLRGILNRIEKEEVPA; this is translated from the coding sequence TTGGCCCGCCTTTCTGCCGCAGGTCTTTCCGTGCCGACCGGCACGCCATTGCCAGACTATTCCAGCATTTCCACAGCCTTGACCGACGAGGCCGGCCTGGTGCCGGCGCCGGGCGAGGAATTGCGGGTCACGCCGCTTGTCAGCGTCGAGGACATCGTGTCGCAGGGCCAGCCGCTGCTGGAGCTCCGCGCCGCGCCTGAAATTCGGCTCGTCGCGCCGATGGCGGGGCGCGTCGCCGCAATCGAACTGAAGCCCGGCCGCAGCCTGACCCAGCTTGTGCTGTTCCGCGAGGAAACCGGCGAACGCCACGTCTTTGCCGGACCAGCCGGCAATGCTGACGATATGAGAGCGCTGCTGCAGGCCTCGGGCCTCTGGCATCGGCTGCGCAGCCGCCCCTTCGGCCACATGCCACGACCGACGGAAACGCCATCCGCCATCGTCATCATGGCAGCCGACAGCCGCCCGGGCGCGCCCGCCCCTACCGAGGCGCTCAAGGGCCGCGAGGCGGCGCTGGCGCGGGGACTTGAAGCGCTCTCTCTTCTCACCGAAGACAAGCTATTCTTCTGCGAGCCGCACAAGGCGCGCATCGGCGTCGATCTGCCGGCCGAGATCATCCGCGTTCCCGTCGGCCGGCTGCATCCGCTCGGCCTTGCCGGGCTGCAGGTCCACCGGCTCTGTCCGGCCTCCATCGAAAAACGCGTCTGGGACATGCATGCCGAGGACGTCGCCGATCTCGGCGAGCTGATCGAGACCGGCATGCTGCCCGAAACCCGGCTGGTGACGGTGACCGGCCCGGCGCTCAACAGCCAGCGCGTGGTGCGCACCCAGCCCGGCGCCGACATGCGCGGCCTCTGTTTCGGCCATGTCCGACCCGGCCCGCATCACGTGATCGCGGGCTCGCATATCGATGGCCATGCCGGCCACTGGCTTGGCCCGCGCGACCGGCAGGTGACGGTGCTGTCGCATGGCGCCGGCCAGCGCCGCGGCCACTGGTTTTCGGCAGCCCTCACCAGGGCCGCCCGCCCGCTTCCGATCATTCCGACATCGGCGCTCGAACAGGCGCTCGGTGGCGATATTCCTGCCGCGGCCCTTGTCCGGGCGCTGTCGTCCGGCGACCAGGAAAGCGCTGTGCGGCTCGGCGCCCTTTCGCTGATCGAGGAGGATCTGGCGCTTGCGGACTACATCACGGCCGCCGAGCCGAGCCTTTCGGCGCAGCTGCGCGGCATCCTGAACCGTATCGAAAAAGAGGAGGTGCCCGCGTGA
- a CDS encoding FMN-binding protein produces the protein MADLNPISAWRRFLALPNENRTKTVVIAFLVSAICALMVSGATVVLRPIQTANRAAEQQARLEALIAGIPGMTQLLEQSGGKLSTVVINLPKGAAAEDVTPENLPTALESASNWKTLSPGEDTAGLGRRPDFVQIYLLRNDAGDIQLALLPISGAGYIGPIDAILALDGDMNTVAGLAITNQAETPGLGGRIEEPAFLAQFPGTELYDAAGNIRFEVAHGKAGNDYEVDGITGATRTSNAFTRIMRFWLGPDGYGPLIAAVKRGEF, from the coding sequence ATGGCTGACCTGAACCCGATTTCGGCCTGGCGCCGGTTCCTGGCCCTGCCCAACGAAAACCGCACCAAGACGGTGGTCATCGCCTTCCTCGTGTCCGCCATCTGCGCGCTGATGGTCTCCGGCGCCACCGTGGTGCTGCGCCCGATCCAGACGGCAAACCGCGCGGCAGAACAACAGGCCCGGCTCGAAGCGCTGATTGCCGGCATTCCCGGCATGACGCAGCTTCTCGAGCAATCCGGCGGCAAGCTCTCCACCGTGGTGATCAACCTGCCGAAGGGCGCCGCCGCCGAGGATGTCACGCCGGAAAACCTCCCGACAGCGCTCGAAAGCGCCTCGAACTGGAAGACGCTGTCGCCCGGTGAGGACACGGCGGGCCTCGGCCGCAGGCCGGATTTCGTGCAGATCTATCTGTTGCGCAACGACGCCGGCGATATCCAGCTGGCGCTGCTGCCGATCAGCGGCGCCGGCTATATCGGGCCGATCGACGCCATACTGGCACTCGATGGCGACATGAACACGGTGGCGGGGCTTGCGATCACCAACCAGGCGGAAACGCCCGGCCTTGGTGGCCGCATCGAGGAACCGGCCTTCCTGGCGCAATTCCCCGGCACCGAGCTTTACGACGCGGCCGGCAACATCCGCTTCGAGGTCGCCCACGGCAAGGCCGGCAATGACTACGAGGTCGACGGCATCACCGGCGCCACCCGCACCTCGAATGCCTTCACCAGGATCATGCGGTTCTGGCTCGGGCCGGACGGCTACGGTCCACTGATCGCCGCCGTCAAGCGTGGGGAGTTCTGA
- a CDS encoding FAD:protein FMN transferase, with translation MTAHLTRRHLLAATGAAGLGLAAPGLLRAASATQHVTGAAFASDWSVTLANGANGAALKPRFDQLLASIDRMMSPWRADSEISAFNLTRGEASRISDETAFTAEAALAVAAESDGWFDPTIGPLVARYGFGPIEGTVGPEDEAAPRWRSLAVEGDRLVKRQPGLTMDLCGIAKGRALDLMALELRESGHDDFLIAISGELLSKGRHPEGRPWQVAVEDPRPETDGAFGVLRLDNAAVATSGLRAQSYDLGGSRYSHIIDPYHARPVGGEIASVSVIAPDAMTADGWATALTAAGAKGPALARRRGIVSLFLFHDGAALRSESVNGFDRFLL, from the coding sequence ATGACCGCACATCTGACCCGCCGTCATCTTCTCGCCGCCACCGGCGCTGCCGGCCTTGGCCTTGCCGCCCCCGGCCTGCTCCGCGCGGCCTCCGCGACGCAGCATGTCACCGGCGCGGCCTTCGCCTCCGACTGGAGCGTGACGCTTGCAAACGGCGCCAATGGTGCGGCGCTGAAGCCGCGCTTCGACCAATTGCTGGCCAGCATCGACCGGATGATGTCGCCCTGGCGCGCCGACAGCGAGATTAGCGCCTTCAATCTCACCAGGGGCGAGGCCAGCCGGATTTCGGACGAAACGGCATTCACGGCCGAAGCCGCACTTGCCGTGGCCGCCGAAAGCGACGGCTGGTTCGACCCGACCATCGGCCCGCTCGTCGCCCGTTACGGCTTCGGCCCGATCGAAGGCACGGTCGGCCCGGAGGACGAGGCCGCGCCGCGCTGGCGTTCGCTCGCTGTCGAGGGCGATCGGCTCGTCAAGCGGCAGCCGGGCCTCACCATGGACCTCTGCGGCATTGCCAAGGGCCGGGCGCTGGACCTGATGGCGCTCGAACTTCGGGAAAGCGGGCATGACGACTTCCTGATCGCGATCAGCGGCGAGCTGCTGTCAAAGGGCCGCCATCCGGAAGGCCGGCCGTGGCAGGTGGCGGTGGAAGACCCGCGCCCGGAAACGGACGGCGCTTTTGGTGTTCTCCGGCTCGACAATGCGGCCGTCGCCACCTCAGGGCTGCGCGCGCAGAGCTACGACCTCGGCGGCAGCCGCTACAGCCATATCATCGACCCCTATCATGCCCGCCCGGTCGGAGGCGAAATCGCATCGGTCTCGGTGATCGCGCCGGATGCGATGACGGCGGATGGCTGGGCAACGGCGCTGACGGCGGCCGGTGCTAAGGGCCCGGCGCTGGCGAGGCGCCGTGGTATTGTGTCGCTGTTCCTGTTTCATGATGGTGCCGCGCTCAGAAGCGAAAGCGTGAACGGTTTCGACCGTTTTCTGCTATGA
- the nqrM gene encoding (Na+)-NQR maturation NqrM → MEIVLAIAVFALVAAGLGLGLMVGRGPLKGSCGGMACLKDVACEGCPHRAEKEAQ, encoded by the coding sequence ATGGAAATCGTGCTGGCAATAGCGGTGTTTGCGCTGGTGGCTGCGGGGCTCGGCCTCGGGCTGATGGTCGGCCGCGGCCCGCTGAAGGGATCGTGCGGCGGCATGGCCTGCCTCAAGGACGTCGCCTGCGAGGGCTGCCCGCACCGGGCGGAGAAGGAGGCACAGTGA
- a CDS encoding RnfABCDGE type electron transport complex subunit D produces the protein MTRGLTHGLWDRETVALLLLVAVMPLALTWLWYGGFDAAGRLALALVVSGLWHVIFMLVRAQPPSFAGALTALAVAILAPEDLGFVPFVLGISFGSVMAELVFGGWGRNVLNPATVTLAFLGFGFATAPWPHMVLPVAWAAIPAAIIGMVTGVMPARVILGAVIVLGAAELGGLPLEPVLPAVGLVLVLLVADPVASASTRLGGWLNGIVFALLVIMFTLNWAGAAPVRMAVSAALLTSLIAPLLDETAIALWLFHRRRRHG, from the coding sequence GTGACCCGTGGCCTGACCCATGGATTGTGGGACCGCGAAACGGTTGCCCTCCTGCTTCTGGTGGCGGTGATGCCATTGGCGCTGACCTGGCTCTGGTATGGCGGCTTCGATGCTGCCGGGCGGCTGGCCCTGGCGCTGGTCGTCTCCGGGCTCTGGCATGTGATCTTCATGCTGGTGCGCGCCCAGCCGCCTTCCTTCGCCGGCGCCCTGACGGCGCTTGCCGTCGCGATCCTCGCGCCAGAAGATCTCGGCTTCGTGCCCTTCGTGCTCGGCATCAGTTTCGGCTCGGTGATGGCCGAACTGGTTTTCGGTGGCTGGGGCCGCAATGTCCTGAACCCGGCGACGGTGACGCTCGCCTTTCTCGGCTTCGGCTTCGCCACAGCACCCTGGCCGCATATGGTCCTGCCGGTCGCCTGGGCGGCCATTCCCGCCGCCATCATCGGCATGGTGACGGGCGTGATGCCGGCCCGCGTCATCCTCGGCGCCGTGATCGTGCTCGGCGCGGCCGAACTCGGCGGCCTGCCGCTGGAACCGGTCCTGCCGGCCGTCGGCCTCGTCCTGGTGCTGCTCGTGGCCGATCCCGTGGCCAGCGCCTCCACCCGGCTCGGCGGCTGGCTGAACGGCATCGTCTTTGCCCTCCTCGTCATCATGTTCACGCTCAACTGGGCGGGCGCAGCTCCGGTGCGCATGGCGGTCTCGGCCGCGCTGCTCACCTCGCTGATCGCACCGCTGCTCGATGAAACCGCGATCGCGCTCTGGCTATTCCACAGGAGAAGACGTCATGGCTGA
- the nqrE gene encoding NADH:ubiquinone reductase (Na(+)-transporting) subunit E, translating into MTDLPGLFLKAAFVENMALTLFLGLCTFLALSRRTGSALGLGIAVTAVMGVTMPLNNLIYNALLRPGAWAWAGMPDTDLSYLKLIAFIGVIAATVQLVEMVLDRFFPAIYASFGVFLPLLTVHCAILAGSLFMVERDYDLAQSTVFGLGAGFGFGVAVVMLGAIRARLAYADLPKGLRGLGITFTIAGMMSLGFSAFAQMVAP; encoded by the coding sequence ATGACCGATCTTCCGGGCCTGTTCCTCAAGGCAGCCTTCGTCGAGAACATGGCGCTGACGCTGTTCCTCGGGCTCTGCACCTTCCTGGCGCTGTCGCGGCGCACCGGTTCGGCACTTGGCCTCGGCATCGCCGTCACCGCCGTGATGGGCGTCACCATGCCGCTCAACAACCTGATCTACAATGCGCTGCTGCGCCCCGGCGCCTGGGCCTGGGCCGGCATGCCGGACACCGACCTCTCCTATCTGAAGCTGATCGCCTTCATCGGCGTGATCGCGGCGACCGTGCAGCTCGTCGAAATGGTGCTCGACCGGTTTTTCCCGGCGATCTACGCCTCCTTCGGCGTGTTCCTGCCGCTTCTGACCGTGCATTGCGCGATCCTCGCCGGCAGCCTGTTCATGGTCGAGCGCGATTATGACCTGGCGCAATCGACCGTGTTCGGTCTCGGCGCCGGCTTCGGTTTCGGGGTCGCTGTCGTCATGCTCGGCGCGATCCGCGCGCGCCTTGCCTATGCCGACCTGCCGAAGGGGTTGCGCGGGCTCGGCATCACCTTCACGATCGCCGGCATGATGTCGCTCGGCTTTTCGGCCTTTGCCCAGATGGTGGCACCATGA
- a CDS encoding Bax inhibitor-1/YccA family protein — protein MADLRNYQNRAQAGAHASAEIDQGLRAYMLRVYNLMALGLVITGVAAYGIFTASVTGDAGGQVQLTQFGQVMYASPLKWLVMFAPLIAFFVLAFRVNKMSVGAAQMAFWVYAALTGISLSTIFLVYTGESVVQTFFITAASFGALSLYGYSTKRDLSAMGSFMVIGLFGVIIAMLVNIFLQSSALSFAISVLGVLIFAGLTAWDTQKIKEMYYEGDGYEVAGRKAVMGALTLYLDFINMFLFMLRLLGNRN, from the coding sequence ATGGCTGATCTTCGTAACTATCAGAACCGCGCGCAGGCGGGAGCGCACGCGAGTGCTGAAATCGATCAGGGTCTGCGCGCCTACATGCTGCGCGTCTACAATCTCATGGCCCTCGGCCTCGTGATCACCGGCGTTGCCGCCTACGGTATCTTTACGGCTTCGGTCACCGGCGATGCCGGCGGCCAGGTCCAGCTCACCCAGTTCGGCCAGGTCATGTATGCCTCGCCGCTGAAGTGGCTGGTGATGTTCGCACCGCTGATCGCCTTCTTCGTGCTGGCGTTCCGCGTCAACAAGATGAGCGTCGGCGCTGCGCAGATGGCCTTCTGGGTCTATGCGGCGCTCACCGGCATTTCGCTGTCGACGATCTTCCTCGTCTATACGGGCGAGAGCGTCGTCCAGACCTTCTTCATCACCGCCGCGTCCTTCGGTGCGCTGTCGCTTTACGGCTACTCCACCAAGCGCGACCTGTCGGCGATGGGCTCGTTCATGGTGATCGGCCTGTTCGGCGTGATCATTGCGATGCTGGTCAACATCTTCCTGCAGTCGAGCGCGCTGAGCTTCGCCATTTCGGTTCTCGGCGTTCTGATCTTCGCTGGCCTGACCGCCTGGGATACGCAGAAGATCAAGGAAATGTATTATGAAGGTGACGGCTACGAAGTGGCCGGCCGCAAGGCGGTGATGGGCGCACTGACGCTCTACCTCGACTTCATCAACATGTTCCTGTTCATGCTGCGTCTGCTCGGCAACCGGAACTGA